In Oncorhynchus masou masou isolate Uvic2021 chromosome 28, UVic_Omas_1.1, whole genome shotgun sequence, the DNA window gctggagtctttgacaattttttaaggccttcctctgacaccgccgggtatagaggtcctggatgccaggaagcttggccccagtgatgtaccaggccgttcgcactaccctctagtgactagcagtcggaggccgagcagttgtcataccaggcagcgATGCAACCagtcatgctctcgatggtgcagctgtagaaccttttgaggatcttaggacccatgccaaatcttttcagtctcctgatggggaatagcttttgtcgtgccctcttcactctGTCTTGCTGTGCTTGGAACaggttagtttgttggtgatgtggacactaaggaacttgaagctctcaacctgctccactacacccccattgatgagaatggggggcatgctcagtcctgtttttcctgtagtcaacaatcatctcctttgtcttgatcacattgagggagagcttgttgtcctggcaccacatggccaggtctctgacttcctccctataagctttctcgtcattgttggtgatcaggcctaccactggtgtgtcatcggcaaacttaatgatggtgttggagtcgaacctggccgtgcagtcatgagagaacagggagtacaggaggggactgagcacgtacccctaaggggctccagtgttgaggatcagagtggcggatgtattgttacctacccttaccacctgggggcggcccgtcaggaagtccaggatccagttgcagtgggaggtgtttagtcccagggtcctaagcttattgatgagctttgaaggcactatggtgttgaacgctgagctgtagtcaatgaatatcattatcacattggtgttccttttgtccaggtgggaaagggcagtgtggagtgcagtagagattgcatcatctgtgcatCTGTtagagcggtatgcaaattgtagtgggtctagggtttctgggttattggtgttgatgtgagccatgaccagtctttcaaagcacttcatggctacagacgtgagtgctacgggtcggtagtcgtttaggcaggttaccttagtgttcttgggcacaggcactatggtggtctgcttaaaacatgttggtattatagactcggacaggaagaggttgaaaatgtcagtgaacacacttgccagttggtcagcgcatgctcgcagtacacatcctggtaatttgcctggccctgcggccttgtgaatgttgacctgtttaaaggtcttacacacatcggctacagagagcgtgatcacagtcttccagaacagctggtgctctcatgcatgtttcaatgTCATTTGCCTCGAAGAAAGCATAGAAGTAGTTAacctcgtctggtaggctcgtgtcactgagcagctctcggctgtgctttcctttgtagtcaataatggtttgcaagccctgccacatccgacgagcgtcagagccggtgttgtacgattcgatcttagtacTATAtttacgctttgcctgtttgatggttcgttggaggacatagcaggatttcttataaacttCCGGGTTAgaatcccgctccttgaaagtggcagctctagcctttatctcagtgtggatgttgcctgtaatccatggcttctggttggggtatgtacgtatggtcactgtggggacaacgtcatcgatgcacttattggtGAAGCCAATGACggatgtgatgtactcctcaatacAATCGGAGAAATTCCGgatagcttagcatctgcttcatctgaccacttttttattgatctagtcacggGGGCTTCCTGATTTAATTTGTACTTGTACGCAGGAATCAGGAggttagaattatggtcagatttgccaaatggagggtgagggagaggtttgtatgcgtctctgtgtggagtaaaggtggtccagagtttatTTCCCTCTGGTTGTAATACTAGATGATCATTTTGAAAGATACTGCATTTGATCTGTAATACTTCAGTGGGAGATTATTGCAGTGCAATAAATAGTAATGACACTGCTTATCAGTGTTCAACAGGGTCACAAGGTTATTTTTCAGGTAAGCTGCTGAGAGTACAATTGACACGTGACACCCACAGATTTACTCTGGATCAAACAACCGGGAGGGGTGTGCCAAGTTCACTCAGAGAACTCCTAGTTTCATTGTAATGCCTTCTGAGCATTCATTAAAGAACAAGAGAAAATATTTATGGTTTGCGGAAGCCTTGCAGGAAGTTGGCCTCTTACTTTTGCTAATATTGAGCTTTTAACATGGATTGAACGCTGATCAGGAAAAATACGATACCACGACATGAGCTTATATCATAAAGAATACCACTGCTATTAATATCACATGGAACAAGAATATCAGTTGTTTTATTACACCATCATATCCATTATTATGTATGCCATTGGCCATACGAGATTGGATACAGTAACTGAATAACAATTGCAACTTTGGCTGACTCTGTGGCAACCCCAAACAGGACAAtcggctctgtcgcagccggccgtgaacaggaggtccatggggcgacacacaattggcctagtgtcatcTGGGTTAAGGAGGGTTTgaccggtagggatgtccttgtctcatcacgcactagcaactcctgttgcgtgccgggcgcagtgcacgttatccaggtcgccaggtgcacagtgtttcctccaacacattggtgcggctggcttccagggttggatgcacactgtgttaagaagcagtgcggcttggttgggttgtgtttcgaaggacgcatggctctcgaccttcgtctctcccgagcccccctcccaccccaccccacactattagcaatgagacaagatagtaactaatAACAATTGGattccacgaaattggggagaaactGCAAAAAATTCAAAATTCAAAAAATAAAAaggtgaaaaataaaataaaataaatcacattAGCTATCAATCAGAAACAACAAGCCATGAAGGTGCCAAGTACCTTTATTCACATTAGCGTCATACCAGCAGTTAGATTTTTAGTGAGCACAGTTCCCTACGGAAATAACTTCTAGATACAcagaaatgtataaataaatactTCAATATCATTATATACCATAGATCATTTGTGGCTGACAAAAATAATTTAATAAATACTTTTGGACCTAATAAACAAAATCTCTCGAAATATCTCTTCTTTCACGTTACACTATTTCACGTCAATACGATCTACATCTTTATATACCTGTTCTGATAATCTTTAATACAAATATAAACACATTTCTAAATATGTTATATTGTAATATGTAGTATCTTTATCTATATATTCTATATACAATTTCAAAGTATGACTTTCTATGGATATTGGACAAATGTAACGGGCTGCTCCAGAATTAGCGTGGGTTGCCTTCCCACATGATTAATGCAGCCTGGGATGGGATCTAAAGTTAATCTTAAGAGTGTACAGCGAAACTAAGAGAGTAGGTGCAAGAAAACAGTCTTCAGTTCATGGCTTCAACCAAAGTGTTCCAGTTTAGATTTTTTCTTGTTTAATTCTATTAAATAGTCTGCAATGTTGCTACAATGACAATATTGAAAATTCACTGTATGTGTGCTATAACAGGTCTTTGTCTAATTCAATGACTTTTATCCTTCACATTAATTCTAATTAGCCGATACTGATTGTACAATATATTGTTGACAAATTCAATTGCACATCAACGTCTAAGGGGCTCTTGTGTGGTAGGTTAGAGTGCTATGGTGGTAAAGTAAGGACATCAATCACGACGCATGGACTGACCCCAGGCCAGGGTCAACAGCAGGTTCTGTAGGTGTGGGTTTTAGCATTAGGACATGGTACCAAAGACAGGGTTATGGCGGCAGATGCTGGGACCAAACTCATCGTAGTCCTTTTTTGAGTGACAAACCTGGAGAAACTCAGGCTGTGAAGGAAAGAAACGGAATACAAAAGCAAGGAGCAACAGGGGATTTATCTCAGTACTTTAGGCAGATGAAAAAGGTTGGATAACACcagattagaggtcgactgattaatcggaatggccgattaattagggcagatttaaagttttcataacaatcgaaaatcagtatttttgggcgccgatttgcagatttaaaaaatatatatatatattttatacctttatttaactaggcaagacacttaagaacacattcttattttcaatgacggcctaggaacggtgggttaactgccttgttcaggggcagaacgacagattttcaccttgtcagctcgggagatCCAAACTTGcaacagttaactagtccaacgcaataacgacctgcctctctctcgttgcactccacaaggagacctGTTACGCGAaggcagtaagccaaggtaagttgctagctagcattaaacttatctcataaaaaacaatcaatcataatcactagttaactaaacTTGGtttatgatattactagatattatcttgcgtgtcctgcgttgcatataatctgactgagcatacaaacatacaagtatctgactgagaggtggtaggcagaagcaggtgcttaaacattcattcaaacagcacttttgtgcgttttgccagcagctcttccttgtgcgtcaagcattgctctgtttatgacttcaagcctatcaactcccgcaCGCTCTCGCATGCTAActagagggatggaagctatactgttacactggcaatacttaagtgcctataagaacatccaatagtcaaaggttaatgaaatacaaatggtatagagggaaatagtcctataattcctataataactacaacctaaaacttcttacctgggaatattgaaaactcatgttaaaaggaaccaccagctttcataagTTCTCattttctgagcaaggaactgaaacgttagctttcttacatggcacattttGCACTTTTGCATTCTTCTCcaaaactttgtttttgcattatttaaaccaaatttaacatgtttaattatttacttgaggctaaattgattctattgatgtattatattaagttaaaataagtgttcattcagtatttattgttgtaattgtcattattacaaataaaattaaaaaattggccgattaatcggtatcggctttatgtggtcctccaataatcggtatcggcgttgaaaaatcataatcggtcgacctctacaccAGACACAGCATTATTACAGATGTacaatcttaatttgagccagtttgctacagcaggaaactaatcctgcagcaacaggacatttgaattattatgtagatttaattcatggacattttttgtaGGAGTTGATCcattttttgttagggcaaagtcagacattttaaagtggaaataaTAAACTTTAGAGGCCTTTTTAAACCTAGAATACACTATTGTGCAGGAAATAGttcagcaacaaaagagtaatTAAATGAAGATCCTTTATCTGTAGGCTGAGTACTGTTTATATATTGATTCTATATATACATTAATACAGTAGACATGTGATAGtgaatgataataataataataataacagaacTTGTTAACCTTCGCAGTATGACCATGTAGAAAATGTAGTGTGGGTGCgtgctctgtgtgtgagtgtgtacatcTGCACTGTGTATGGTCTTTACCGTAGAGGCAAGCATGGATCCTCCAAACCACACGGCATAGCGCTGCATGTGGTGTGTAACCACCAGGACCTCCATGGGCTTGGGCTGAAAACAACAGGAAAGTAGACAGATTACCATCCATCCTGAGCCCAGTTCTACCCTGCATCACAATAGCCTGGACAATGTCAGATCTGTATTGCCAACTCCTATGATCGTTGTCGTACCAAACATGACCATAGGAGACAGGAAAGCACGAACAGACACACACCTTTATCCTTCCTCCACTGAGCTCCTCACTCAATTTGAGTCGGGCGTCTACCGACCGCTTCAGGTCTCTCTGCAGCCGCCGGCCAAAGTCTCTGAACATGGTGGAACCCCCAGACAGGACAATATTCTGTAATGTGTCAGTACACAACACAACTATAGGGTGTCAGTTTTCTAGCCCATCAAAACAATAACAACACCTTCATTCACCAAAAGTAGTCAATCTTGCTAAACACACAAGGgctaaatgccttgctcaagggcgcaTCGACAGGTGTTCAATATTTTTGTGCTTTGTGTATTTTTATGCTTTCTGTGTCTAGTTAGGCTTCAATGTCATCACATAATTAGGGCTTAATCACAAATTATTAaccgggtggttcgagccctgaatgctgattggctgacaggtgtggtatatcagacagtataacacggctatgacaaaacatgtatttgtaattaggttggtaaccagtttataatagcaataatgcACCTCGGCTTTGTGTCGTGCctcagaacagcccttagccgtggtatattggccatataccacactccctctggccttattgcttaaataacacCCCTTGAAAGTTGCTGAAatcaaatgagagagagagagagagagagagagagagagagagagagagagagagagagagagagagagagagagagagagagagagagagagagaagaaaaaaaaggctCAGGGAATATTGGGACAGTCATTCGACCTTAATTAAATATTGACGTTCAGCGATAATAGGGGATCAACCTGCGATCCTCCGCCATTACAGGTCGAGGGGGTCAATCGTTTGTTAACAAACTTTAGAGGCTTTGGGAGGAAATGTATCCCATTGTTTGGATTGGGCAGAGCTGGAATAACTTGCAGCAATAAAAAAAGTACTGTTCTCCATCTatttttcatccctctctccctccctctttcatccCTCTTTCCATCCATGTTTTGCCTTTCTGAAATGAATCCATTTATTACTCGTgtcagaggaggagatgagagcccAGCAGCAGAGCGTTTTACTGCAGATGACCACCTTTCAATTTGTGAAGAAGATGGCTTAAGCTTATAGTCCACCTCAGGTGTTGTGACTCGTGGGGATAGTTAGGATGCTCAATGAattgttaaatgtattcaattgCCCAGAAGATTGCAATATTTTATTTTAGGCAGTTGGTTCACTGGGCTATTACAAGTTCAATGACTTGTCTCAATGTTTTTATAAATACCCCAGTTTGATGTTTTAATTTGATATGCAGATGAGTGGCATGAAGATCATGGACATTTATAACACATGAGAGCAAGATAATTTGCACTCATTCTGTGTTTAGAAAAAATACATGTATTGTTGGCATGATCCAAGCTAAATGAAGACGAGAATGTGAACTGAAATGGCCATTGAATAAGTCAGGTGCCGTGTTCAAGCCGATGTTCTCTCATTGCCTCCAACAAGGCCAACATGCATCTACCAGTAAGATAACAAGGTGTACACTGACGCCTGGTGGACAAAATATGAAAAACTATTCCGAATCAAAACTGTCAATACTAAATGTGTTGCAGAGCAAGTCTgacatatttaaaataatcttCAAATCATATTATTTCTTAAATGAATTGTTAAACTGGAAAGACATGCATTTCCCCCATCACACAATCAATTGCAGAACGTAGTGTTGAAGCCATACCTTATATAGAGGTCTTCTGACATCAATTGgacagttcattataacctcgtCAACTATATCTGAGATTGGTTGCATGAAGTCTGGGTTGGCAAACTGTAAAACACAGGAGCAGATATAGTGGGTATTACATGTGAATGTTTAAAGCAAGGttcaatgcagctgtttttatctcaatatcaaattatttctgGGTAATAATTAAGAATATTACTGTTATTGTTTTTAATTAAAATGTTAGAAAATAAACAAAactagcttcttagcaaagagcaatttctcaagaaaGAATTTAGCtatgactgtctgggagtggtctggagaggggaaaactgaaaactagctgttattgtcaGATAGACTTAAATAATAAAGAGTTCTAAAcctaactaatttaccacctggtgttgtcaccaggcaggccaaaacgccatcccaccaaaacaggctgaaatatTAGGctttcttttcaaacagctcttacactaaaaaggcATTATCATTCCAACCTCAGTGTTTAAATATGTataaaacacatggaaaccatgattttgactgcactgggcctttaaatgaGAATAATCTTAAATTTGTCAACTTTATTCTGCATAACAAttatttatcttttttttttttactgatatCTTACATGACAACAATTGGTGCTTTCTTGAAGATACTCATTTCAAATGAGTAATTAATCCAACTGGATCCTTATTGGGTAACATGTTACTTCTTATAAATAGTGTAGCATAAAATAAACGCTACCCATTATTCAGAATATCAATGAATACCTCTGGATGAAAGAATATTTCTGGACCTAAAAAGCGTTCATATCCAACGTCTATGTGGAATTCAGATTTGTTGATGGCATTGATGCCTTTGTACTTCTTGATCCATTTCCCAGGGTCCGTGTCATATTTGGCAAATTCCTTCACAATGTCTGGACAGATGTAGCAGTACCTCTCCTgggaaaacaaaacaacaaacaacaaataaaCAAGTGTGAGCTTACATTGTCCATTTATGTACATAATGTAGCATCAGTCCAACATCCATTACACCAATCAAAACCTCTTaaagaggtcgctaggtgttgctAGGTAGCTTCACTACTACTCTCCTCCTTACCTTGACTGCCTTGGCTGTCTCCATGGACTGTTCCGGGGGGAtgcccacctccctctctctgaggaGCTGCTGAATAAACAAGGTGATGTCTCGACCTGCTATGGGGATGTGTTTTATACAGCTCCCAATGACGTAGCCTTCAGCCTAGCACAGGACACATAAGTTACAATGACTCAAACAGTCAAGAATCCTAAATATCAAGTCAACAACAGGTTAACATAATATGTCTCAAAGAGTTACTCTATACCTGCAGCATAACTATGAATTTGCACAACATGAAACACTTAAAGCTGCAATGTGTATCTAGAAAACAGCTGACAGTGAAGAAGGCATCTGAACAAGTCTATGAACGTGCTGTGACTTTTACGTTTATATCTCAATATGGGTACAGCACTTGTTTTTCACTGTATGGTATTCTACTTTATGGTATCCAATTCTATTTTATATATAGCCATAAAGAAAAAGTCCACATACGGGATCCCAGCAATCATTGAATTTGACACAGCATTTTAGTCATCATAAACAACAGACACAGAACTTCATGCCATATCACTTTTACAGAAAGGGAGTTATATTTAGGAGAGTCATGTGCACAGGTGGTGCGTCTCAATAAGCTAAAGTGGCTACTTCTCCTTGTTTCCTCTCTGCCAGCAACCCTGATTTTAAAAAGACAGGACAGCAACCCTGATTTAAAAAGACAGGACAGCAACCCTGATTTAAAAAGACAGGACAGCAACCCTGATTTAAAAAGACAGGACAGCAAGCCTGATTTAAAAAGACAGGACAGCAACACTGATTTAAAAAGACAGGACAGCAACACTGATTTAAAAAGACAGGACAGCAACCCTGATTTAAAAAGACAGGACAGCAACCCTGATTTAAAAAGACAGGACAGCAACACTGATTTAAAAAGACAGGACAGCATCACTGATTTAAAAAGACAGGACAGCAACACTGATTTAAAAAGACAGGATAGCTAAAAGCAACATGGCGAAGGCCCACAAGGGAATTTGCTTTGACCTGGAGGAGGGAAAAGCCACCTTGGTCTGTTGAGAAACAGTATGGGAGTcttaggctgcatttacacaggcagcacaattctgatatttgttccactaattggtcttttgaccaatcacatcagatctttttcagagctgatctaattggtcaaaagaccaaagAGTTGAAGCATGTCCTGGGGTGGGGGAGTTCAACCCATGTACAGGGATGTTTCTATCAGGGAAGGGATAGGGTGGTTATAAAACGTCCCCTTACATGCCTTTCCTCATTGGATCCTCCCATTAACCCACGATGCCTTGGATCATGTTGTATATTGACATTCCTTTGAATTTGGACAGACACACAATCAAAACAGATCAATAAAGGAGTTAAGTTGGGCTTGCTAGCTGCTTCCACGCACAAGAAAGACATTTCTGTTTTGTTTCCACAATTAAAGCTAAGCAACCAAAATGGCCTAGCTTTTTTGAGGTTTATAATGCCTTCATAAGGTTGGCATAGCACTTCTGTAATGGAAGATTATGGCAACTCCAATGTTGATGGACGGTTTCATAACAGTTTAAGGTGACATAAGACAACATTAAGCTTTCACGACAAGTGTGATTATAAGCCTCTATGACCTATTAGGCCTGCGACCTACTTTGTCATAGTGCcttttaacaacaacaaaaactttgATATGCTTTTGTTACCACAGGTATGGCGTGGGTGACTCCATCTCCGCTGTCAATCACGATTCCTGTCAGTGTTCGCTCGCCTACTTGTCTAGACGTCCATGATGCTGCCAGGGCCAGAACTGCCTGAAATGAACCAGTACAATCACTGAGAGACAGATTTCAATGTGATTAgacctagggctgtggcggtcatgaaataTTGTAAACATGTTTAGAATGTCCAAGCCTCAACGCATACATGTCGCTGATGTatgcctttggaacatctacattgaAAAAAAGTCTAATAAACCCATTTAATAAaaccacaataaatccattatttattttaggcaagtctaaagaaacattatgatatgaagaaaatgtatttcagagaacagaatatgagttggcctactgtatgttatctggctatgcacCCTGCCATAGGCTGTAGACTAGTTAATTTACcagacaagatatgcttataagtcccgtgccaatatattatattatatgattttatagtaagaagaatataattgaacttggcggaataaaatagaaaggatatttttcccattTCGGAGCAATCTTGAGagtaaaagtgatcatttgaaacaggtcctatatgctAAACTAGATTTTGAGTAAATTGGCTAATTTAGATGTGAATGATACAAATCTTAGATTGtcttaaaaatcaaaacatatttggGCTGCATGATGCTACTATATGCAACAAAAAGTCACAAAAAAAGCTTACACTCTGTTCCTTACCTCAGGCTGCACACCCTGTTCTCTCATCAATTGGTCATATATTCaaccatcagactattctcaaatTAATCTTGTCTTTAATAATATGGAGAGAAAAAAGATTTAGAATGGCCCAATATCAAATGGGTAGGAACAacaggaggctgttgaggggaggacggctcatattaATGTACGGAAACagcgcaaatggaatggcatcaaacaaatgtaaccatgtgtttgataccatttcacttattcctctccagccattaccaaaagcccttcctccccaattaaggtaccaTCAACCTTGTCTTGTAGGAACAGGGGGCAGGGGAAAAAAGACATCATCCGTATGCACTCGAATAGCAAATAGAGGCTGCTTTCCCAGTTTAAATCATGCTGAGGCTAGTCCGGTTTTATAGCAGAGCAGCTGAGAAATAGACCTAAATATAGTAGCagctgggatcctcctctttttagtgGCAACCATCAAAAACTCTGCTATCACACGGGATTGCATATAGAAATGTCTGGGCTtataagaacacttatttcacttcacgcatcaaccactgtttgaggagcatgcagcCTCTCACTGCACGACAGGTGATATTCCACCCAAACTCTCTAAGCTATGggctctccaaccatgttcctgcagctacccagtgcttcatTTGGGAAACCAAATTAAATCTGTTTGGGAATAGCGATAGTAACTTGTTTTCATAACGCAACACATTTAATTAActaaaactgttgacagcccctaTTTCTGCGTGCTCGaaaaaggaatgaaggagaggagatggacaaattcactataattgtaAGCTAACTCTGTAAGCcgccctgcacaatcaatgaaccaacagcatcacctaggcctatatgttctctcccagactcatggattGATGTTTGGAGCGTAtcataaggtaaccagtccaaCCAGTATGAATAGTACAGTCCAGATTCAAAGGTGATTGCTAGAATTTGTTTAATTTTGATGTATAGGCTAGAACAGTTATGTACCAAAAACATCCTAAAtctatatatgtttttttaaatgtttttccaCCTTGCATAATATGCAGTAGGCTATTAGGTTATGTATTGTCCAATGCCATAATCATTATTTTAATTCAGGTTTATTTTTCGGGCTTTGGCTCATATCGTATACAGTgttttcggaaagtattcagaccccttgactttttccacattttgttacattacagccttattctaaaatgtattaaataaaaaaaaatcctcagcaatctacacacacaaccccataatgacaaagtgaaaatgggtttttagaaatgtttgtaaatttataaaaaataaaaacagaaatacctaatttacataagttaTTAAGACCTTTCGCTATAAGACTCTAAATTGATCTCAggaacagtggggcaaaaaaagtatttagtcagccaccaattgtgcaagttctcccacttaaaaagatgagagaggcctgtaattttcatcataggtacacttcaactatgacagacaaaatgaggaaaaaaatccagaaaatcacattgtaggattttttatgaatttatttgcaaattatggtggaaaataagtatttggtcaataacaaatgtttatctcaatactttgttatataccctttgttggcaatgacagaggtcaaacattttctgtaagtcttcacaaggttttcacacactgttgctggtattttggcccattcctccatgcagatctcctcgagagcagtgatgttttggggctgttgctgggaaacacggactttcacctccctccaaagattttctatggggttgagatctggagactggctaggccactccaggaccttgaaatgcttcttacgaagccactccttcgttgcccgtgcggtgtgtttgggatcattgtcatgctgaaagacccagccacgattcatcttcaatgcccttgctgatggaaggaagttttcactcaaaatctcacgatacatggcccattcattctttcctttacacggatcagtcgtcctggtccctttgcagaaaaacagccccaaagcatgatgtttccacctttggatacaactcagcattctttgtcctccaaacacgacgagttgagtttttaccaaaaaggtctattttggtttcatctcaccatatgacattctcccaatcttcttctggatcatccaaatgctctcttgcaaacttcagacgggcctggacatgtactggcttaagcagggggacacgtctggcactgcaggatttgagtccctggcggcgtagtgtgttactgatggtaggctttgttactttggtcccagctctctgcaggtcattcactaggtc includes these proteins:
- the actr3b gene encoding actin-related protein 3B isoform X1, translating into MATPLPPCVIDCGTGYTKIGYAGNTEPQFIMPSCIAIRESAGVGDQAQRRLVKGVDDLDFFIGDEGIDKPNYATKWPIKHGMVEDWDLMEKFMEQIIFKYLRAEPEDHSFLMTEPPLNTPENREYLAEIMFETFNVPGLYIAVQAVLALAASWTSRQVGERTLTGIVIDSGDGVTHAIPVAEGYVIGSCIKHIPIAGRDITLFIQQLLREREVGIPPEQSMETAKAVKERYCYICPDIVKEFAKYDTDPGKWIKKYKGINAINKSEFHIDVGYERFLGPEIFFHPEFANPDFMQPISDIVDEVIMNCPIDVRRPLYKNIVLSGGSTMFRDFGRRLQRDLKRSVDARLKLSEELSGGRIKPKPMEVLVVTHHMQRYAVWFGGSMLASTPEFLQVCHSKKDYDEFGPSICRHNPVFGTMS
- the actr3b gene encoding actin-related protein 3B isoform X2, whose amino-acid sequence is MFETFNVPGLYIAVQAVLALAASWTSRQVGERTLTGIVIDSGDGVTHAIPVAEGYVIGSCIKHIPIAGRDITLFIQQLLREREVGIPPEQSMETAKAVKERYCYICPDIVKEFAKYDTDPGKWIKKYKGINAINKSEFHIDVGYERFLGPEIFFHPEFANPDFMQPISDIVDEVIMNCPIDVRRPLYKNIVLSGGSTMFRDFGRRLQRDLKRSVDARLKLSEELSGGRIKPKPMEVLVVTHHMQRYAVWFGGSMLASTPEFLQVCHSKKDYDEFGPSICRHNPVFGTMS